A DNA window from Sulfitobacter noctilucicola contains the following coding sequences:
- the trmB gene encoding tRNA (guanine(46)-N(7))-methyltransferase TrmB: MQTSNRPRRNFYGRLKGKSLKQSQRGYIAEDLDGLSPGAVSWEENPERTPLDLEGLFGGKPVWLEIGFGGGEHMVHQAATNPDVGIIGCEPYINGVAMLLGKIRKAGVENVAVHPGDVRDMFDVLPEASIDRAFLLYPDPWPKSRHHRRRFVTEEHLVPLARVLKPGSIFRVATDIEDYVRQTLEEVPRFGFEWLAEGPTDWRKPWDDWLSTRYEQKALREGRVPHYLTFRKT; encoded by the coding sequence ATGCAAACATCCAATCGCCCCCGCCGAAACTTTTATGGACGCTTAAAGGGAAAGTCCCTCAAGCAGTCACAGCGCGGCTATATCGCCGAAGACCTTGACGGTCTGTCGCCCGGTGCGGTCAGCTGGGAAGAGAACCCGGAACGAACACCGCTTGATCTGGAGGGGCTCTTCGGGGGCAAACCGGTCTGGCTTGAAATCGGTTTTGGTGGCGGAGAGCACATGGTGCATCAGGCTGCCACCAACCCTGACGTCGGGATCATTGGTTGCGAACCTTACATCAACGGCGTGGCGATGTTGCTGGGCAAAATCCGCAAAGCAGGCGTCGAGAATGTAGCGGTCCATCCCGGCGATGTGCGTGACATGTTTGACGTGCTGCCCGAGGCGTCGATTGACCGTGCCTTCCTGCTTTATCCGGACCCGTGGCCGAAGTCGCGTCATCACCGCCGCCGCTTTGTTACCGAAGAGCATCTGGTGCCGCTGGCACGTGTGCTGAAGCCCGGATCAATCTTTCGCGTGGCTACAGATATCGAAGACTACGTGCGCCAGACGTTGGAAGAGGTGCCGCGCTTCGGCTTCGAGTGGCTCGCCGAAGGACCGACCGACTGGCGCAAACCTTGGGACGACTGGTTGTCGACCCGTTACGAGCAAAAGGCGCTGCGCGAAGGCCGTGTGCCGCATTATCTGACTTTCCGCAAAACCTGA
- a CDS encoding hemolysin family protein — translation MGDNDGSSDAAQSAQPDDNTTSTDDANAKSGGFFSRVIEALSPSDSDAGEEMTPPPVDRVSARGMMNLRRMRVDDVAIPKADITAVPVTATMDELVAIFKESGLTRLPVFEGTLDTPVGLAHLKDLALQYGFNGKPANFDLKAMLRPLLFVPPSMGIGVLLTKMQAERRHMALVIDEYGGVDGLVTIEDLIEQVIGEIEDEHDVDETTFWSVEKPGTYLALAKTPLVDFEAEIGHSLTDHDDVDEEEIDTLGGLVFMLSGRVPTRGEVVLHPDGPEFEVIDADPRRIKRLRVRTTGSNG, via the coding sequence ATGGGCGACAACGACGGATCATCTGACGCGGCGCAAAGCGCGCAACCGGATGACAATACGACTTCAACAGATGATGCAAACGCCAAGTCTGGCGGATTCTTTTCTCGGGTGATCGAGGCGCTCAGTCCGTCTGATTCAGACGCGGGCGAAGAGATGACGCCGCCGCCGGTAGACCGGGTGTCTGCGCGGGGGATGATGAACCTGCGCCGGATGCGTGTCGACGATGTGGCAATCCCCAAGGCTGATATTACCGCAGTGCCGGTGACGGCCACGATGGATGAGCTTGTCGCTATTTTTAAGGAAAGTGGGCTGACACGTTTGCCTGTTTTCGAGGGCACACTTGATACTCCCGTTGGACTGGCGCACCTCAAAGATCTGGCTTTGCAGTACGGCTTTAACGGAAAGCCCGCGAATTTTGACCTCAAGGCGATGTTGCGCCCGTTGTTATTTGTGCCGCCCAGCATGGGTATCGGCGTCTTGTTGACCAAGATGCAGGCGGAGCGCCGTCATATGGCGCTGGTTATCGACGAATACGGTGGCGTTGACGGATTGGTGACCATTGAAGACCTGATAGAACAGGTGATCGGCGAGATCGAAGACGAACATGACGTAGACGAGACGACATTCTGGAGCGTTGAGAAGCCGGGCACTTATCTGGCGCTTGCCAAGACTCCGCTGGTGGATTTCGAGGCAGAGATCGGGCATTCGCTTACTGACCACGATGATGTGGATGAGGAAGAGATCGATACGCTTGGTGGTCTTGTCTTTATGCTGTCGGGACGCGTGCCGACACGCGGGGAAGTTGTTTTGCACCCCGATGGGCCGGAGTTCGAGGTTATCGACGCAGACCCGCGCCGTATCAAACGACTGCGTGTTCGCACTACTGGATCTAATGGATGA
- a CDS encoding rhodanese-like domain-containing protein, producing the protein MKTAQDYLDAANATVPTMDAKEAISKHAEGKGVFVDVRDSGDIAKSGTIKGALRIPRGMMEFRADPAMTDFYNPALKKDGEIYLICGAGGQAALTGKTMQDMGYSNVTNIGGFPGWKDAGGPTEEG; encoded by the coding sequence ATGAAAACCGCGCAGGACTATCTTGATGCTGCCAATGCAACCGTACCTACAATGGATGCCAAGGAAGCGATTTCAAAACATGCAGAAGGCAAAGGCGTGTTTGTCGATGTACGCGACAGCGGTGACATCGCCAAAAGCGGCACGATCAAAGGCGCGCTTCGTATCCCGCGGGGCATGATGGAGTTTCGCGCTGATCCAGCGATGACAGATTTCTACAATCCGGCGCTTAAGAAAGACGGCGAAATTTATCTGATTTGCGGTGCAGGTGGACAAGCCGCACTAACCGGCAAGACAATGCAGGATATGGGCTATTCCAATGTGACCAACATTGGCGGCTTTCCGGGTTGGAAAGACGCTGGCGGTCCGACAGAAGAGGGATGA
- a CDS encoding (d)CMP kinase, translating to MTNAPVTTQGFTVAIDGPAASGKGTISRAVAEHFGFAHLDTGVLYRAVGAKVILGQDAESAAKTLVPEDLTNPDLRTPDVAQAASMAAAVPEVRAALVDFQRSFAARAGGAVLDGRDIGTVICPSAQVKLFVTATADVRARRRFQELSGNGLETSFEEVLADVQARDARDMGRADAPLKPAHDAIEVDTSDMAIEDAVAAAISLIKAAM from the coding sequence ATGACAAATGCTCCGGTCACAACGCAAGGGTTTACGGTTGCCATAGACGGGCCTGCGGCCTCTGGTAAGGGCACAATTTCGCGTGCCGTGGCAGAGCATTTCGGGTTTGCACATCTGGACACGGGCGTGCTTTACCGTGCTGTCGGCGCAAAGGTGATTTTGGGGCAGGACGCGGAGTCGGCAGCGAAGACGCTGGTGCCTGAAGACCTTACGAACCCTGATCTGCGAACACCTGATGTGGCACAGGCGGCCAGTATGGCGGCGGCAGTACCAGAAGTGCGGGCCGCGTTGGTCGATTTCCAACGCAGTTTTGCCGCGCGTGCAGGCGGGGCCGTGCTGGACGGTCGTGATATCGGAACTGTCATTTGCCCCTCTGCGCAGGTGAAACTGTTTGTGACGGCAACTGCGGATGTCCGTGCAAGGCGCCGGTTTCAGGAGCTGTCCGGCAACGGCCTGGAGACCAGCTTTGAAGAGGTTCTTGCAGATGTTCAGGCGCGAGATGCCCGCGACATGGGGCGGGCCGATGCGCCTTTGAAACCCGCACATGATGCGATTGAGGTGGATACCTCTGACATGGCGATAGAAGACGCTGTTGCCGCTGCAATTTCACTTATCAAGGCCGCAATGTAA
- the ybeY gene encoding rRNA maturation RNase YbeY: MPLEIVIEDSRWDDLDLTALADVALTETLSHLSVEHALCEVSLLACDDARIAVLNADFRGKPSATNVLSWPAEERAASQAGERPEPVQPGPDGMIELGDIAISYDTCAAEAAAAGKPPSEHVTHLISHATLHLLGFDHENAQDAALMEGLEIEILGKLGLDNPYRES; this comes from the coding sequence ATGCCGCTTGAGATTGTGATCGAAGATTCGCGTTGGGATGACTTGGACCTGACCGCGTTGGCTGATGTTGCCCTGACTGAAACGCTGTCGCACCTCAGCGTGGAACACGCCTTGTGCGAGGTGTCCCTTCTGGCCTGTGATGATGCGCGGATTGCTGTGTTAAATGCCGACTTCAGGGGCAAACCTTCTGCCACAAATGTCTTGAGCTGGCCCGCGGAGGAGCGTGCTGCCTCTCAAGCAGGTGAGCGACCGGAGCCTGTTCAGCCGGGACCCGATGGGATGATCGAACTCGGTGACATCGCGATCAGTTATGATACTTGCGCGGCAGAAGCTGCGGCAGCAGGAAAGCCCCCTTCGGAGCATGTGACCCACTTGATATCCCATGCAACGCTGCATCTGTTGGGTTTTGACCACGAAAACGCGCAGGATGCCGCCTTGATGGAAGGCCTGGAAATTGAGATACTTGGCAAACTGGGTTTGGATAACCCATATAGGGAATCGTAG
- a CDS encoding response regulator, translating to MTAAQSQNYKTFLNAPMDNHLSVLILDDERFDRHRIARLCSGLGFPCTINNAQTLGEFSRELELESYGLILLDYALPDGTGLEALQMVHLSPRNLNTPILMISGQVTPELADEARSLGCVHYLAKDDLSRDSFADAVACAIGSAPATDVFTKTRFETTDMEQLLELCAGTCARDIKPMVSRLMRQMRDLRAKGEVNDLLSVRAIEQNCLSLWTFLTEKEHETGASLMASLADSAIPNVPAPPRQVLSRPPSVFSKRPQ from the coding sequence ATGACCGCTGCACAAAGCCAGAATTACAAAACGTTTTTGAACGCACCAATGGACAACCACCTGTCGGTTTTGATCCTGGATGATGAACGGTTTGACCGGCACCGCATTGCGCGACTGTGTTCCGGTCTAGGCTTCCCCTGCACAATAAACAATGCGCAGACCCTTGGCGAATTTTCCCGTGAACTCGAGCTGGAAAGCTATGGTCTGATCCTGCTTGATTACGCGCTTCCGGATGGCACCGGACTGGAAGCACTGCAAATGGTGCATCTCAGCCCGCGAAACCTGAACACCCCGATCCTGATGATTTCCGGTCAGGTCACGCCAGAACTAGCGGATGAGGCCCGCTCTCTTGGCTGTGTTCACTATCTCGCGAAAGACGATCTCAGCCGCGACAGCTTTGCAGATGCTGTGGCGTGCGCAATCGGTTCAGCACCAGCGACGGATGTATTCACCAAGACGCGTTTTGAAACAACGGATATGGAACAGTTGCTTGAGCTTTGTGCAGGCACTTGCGCCCGCGATATCAAACCCATGGTAAGCAGATTGATGCGACAAATGCGTGACCTGCGGGCAAAAGGTGAAGTGAATGACCTGCTGTCCGTCAGGGCGATTGAACAAAACTGTCTTAGTCTTTGGACGTTTCTGACCGAGAAAGAGCATGAAACCGGAGCGTCTTTAATGGCGTCCCTTGCAGACAGTGCGATACCAAACGTGCCTGCACCACCAAGGCAAGTACTCAGCAGACCGCCTTCAGTTTTCTCGAAAAGACCGCAGTAA
- a CDS encoding PhoH family protein — protein MPPSDVITPTPTDEPVVLEYPDNRLLIDLCGAYDAHLAAIEKALEVQIIRRGNHLSVLGESDATAQAASVLNTLYARLEGGRAVEQAEVESLLRMGGSDAGTGVRQGDQLEMPVGETIEIQTRKKRVEPRTEAQKAYVKSLFDNELAFGIGPAGTGKTYLAVAVGVSMFIGGHVDKIILSRPAVEAGEKLGYLPGDMKDKVDPYMQPLYDALNDFLPGKQLAKLIEEKRIEIAPLAFMRGRTLSNAFVVLDEAQNATSMQMKMFLTRLGNNSRMVITGDRTQIDLPRGTQSGLADAERLLKSIPKISFNYFTSKDVVRHPLVAAIIEAYENEAAA, from the coding sequence TTGCCACCAAGCGACGTGATCACACCGACACCAACCGATGAGCCGGTCGTGCTTGAATACCCTGATAACCGTTTGTTGATTGATCTTTGCGGCGCATATGATGCGCATCTGGCTGCCATTGAAAAGGCGCTGGAAGTGCAGATCATCCGGCGTGGTAATCACCTCAGTGTACTCGGAGAAAGCGACGCAACCGCGCAGGCGGCAAGCGTTTTGAATACGCTTTATGCGCGCCTTGAGGGTGGGCGCGCTGTTGAGCAGGCCGAGGTTGAAAGCCTTTTGCGGATGGGCGGCTCTGACGCAGGGACGGGCGTACGGCAAGGCGACCAGCTTGAGATGCCGGTAGGCGAGACCATTGAAATCCAGACCCGCAAAAAACGCGTTGAGCCGCGCACCGAGGCACAAAAAGCATATGTGAAGTCGCTGTTCGATAATGAACTGGCCTTTGGCATTGGCCCTGCGGGCACCGGTAAAACATATCTGGCCGTCGCAGTCGGTGTCAGCATGTTTATTGGGGGCCACGTGGACAAGATCATCCTAAGCCGTCCAGCTGTCGAGGCAGGTGAGAAGCTTGGATATTTGCCGGGTGACATGAAGGATAAGGTCGATCCTTATATGCAGCCGCTTTATGATGCGCTGAATGACTTTCTGCCCGGCAAGCAACTGGCCAAGTTGATCGAAGAAAAGCGGATCGAGATTGCGCCGCTTGCCTTTATGAGGGGCCGGACGTTGTCCAACGCGTTTGTGGTGCTGGACGAGGCGCAGAACGCCACGTCAATGCAGATGAAGATGTTTCTGACCCGTCTGGGTAACAATTCCCGTATGGTGATCACCGGCGACCGCACGCAGATCGACCTGCCGCGCGGCACGCAGTCCGGACTTGCGGATGCAGAGCGTTTGCTGAAGTCGATCCCCAAGATCAGCTTCAATTACTTCACATCAAAAGATGTGGTGCGTCATCCGCTGGTGGCTGCAATTATCGAGGCGTATGAAAACGAAGCAGCGGCATGA
- a CDS encoding OmpA family protein: MKENAVVNTISKAIRAVVSLSLAAAVALPATFAATGADAQTRSQGGRDKGVYTPTIWVDPDGCEHWVMDDGAEGYMTPHTNRQGIPVCRRGNVCGVMNSDQFFATDSYRIHKAGKARLANFFRTTGAVSYIITGHTDSRASDAYNMRLSFNRANAVAAVAAANGARIADVRGYGERMPAAANNSAHGMAKNRRVEIICIR, from the coding sequence CCTGTCACTCGCGGCGGCGGTCGCGCTACCAGCGACATTTGCGGCTACCGGTGCTGATGCACAGACACGGTCGCAAGGCGGTCGCGACAAGGGTGTCTATACGCCAACTATCTGGGTTGATCCCGACGGGTGCGAGCACTGGGTTATGGATGATGGTGCCGAAGGCTACATGACGCCACACACCAACCGTCAGGGTATTCCGGTCTGCCGCCGGGGTAATGTTTGCGGTGTGATGAATTCGGACCAGTTCTTTGCTACAGACAGCTACCGCATCCACAAAGCGGGCAAGGCCCGTCTGGCGAATTTCTTCCGCACAACGGGTGCTGTGTCCTATATCATCACCGGCCACACCGACAGCCGTGCGTCTGACGCTTATAACATGCGCCTCAGCTTTAACCGCGCCAATGCAGTCGCTGCTGTTGCGGCGGCAAACGGTGCGCGTATCGCGGATGTTCGCGGATATGGCGAACGTATGCCGGCAGCGGCCAACAATTCAGCGCATGGGATGGCCAAAAACCGTCGCGTTGAAATCATCTGCATTCGCTAA
- a CDS encoding ZIP family metal transporter encodes MMVFAIILVSSCALIAGALWGIYRPPSARVEGFVVAMAGGALIVSAIAELLEPAAQSTGLWGLLFVFGLGATVFTAIDTWIEKTVGEESGGGLLAAIVLDGIPENLALGVVLITAEPATVLALAGSIFLSNLPEAAGGARAMAENGFSKLKTLGLWSATAAILSLAAIAGNLLLSPIQQSPLALIQSFAAGAVIASLATEVFPKAYREDNQLAGVAVALGVAIAFTLHQIGG; translated from the coding sequence ATGATGGTTTTCGCAATTATTCTTGTTAGCTCCTGCGCGCTGATCGCAGGCGCTCTTTGGGGAATTTACCGCCCGCCTTCGGCTCGTGTTGAGGGTTTTGTCGTGGCGATGGCCGGTGGCGCATTGATCGTATCCGCAATCGCGGAGCTTTTGGAACCAGCTGCCCAATCAACAGGGCTTTGGGGACTTCTTTTTGTGTTTGGGCTGGGCGCTACCGTGTTCACAGCTATTGATACATGGATCGAGAAAACTGTCGGGGAAGAGAGCGGCGGCGGTTTACTGGCCGCAATCGTGCTGGACGGCATTCCCGAAAATCTGGCGCTGGGTGTTGTGTTGATCACAGCCGAGCCAGCCACGGTACTGGCTCTCGCAGGCTCTATCTTTCTATCAAATCTACCGGAAGCCGCAGGCGGTGCCCGCGCAATGGCTGAAAACGGTTTCAGCAAGCTTAAAACGCTGGGGCTTTGGTCGGCAACAGCCGCTATACTCAGCCTCGCAGCGATTGCAGGAAACCTATTGCTGTCGCCCATACAGCAAAGCCCGCTGGCGCTTATTCAGTCGTTTGCAGCAGGTGCGGTTATCGCATCACTTGCCACAGAGGTGTTTCCCAAAGCCTATCGTGAGGACAACCAGCTGGCCGGTGTGGCTGTGGCCTTGGGCGTCGCAATTGCATTCACCCTTCATCAGATAGGGGGTTAA
- the lnt gene encoding apolipoprotein N-acyltransferase encodes MTFERGWPALGAAALSGALAAFGQQPYNVSLAMVAGMAVVVWLTAGRLTPWQAALTGWAFGLGYFMHALQWIVSPFMVDVARHGWMAPFALVFLAGGLAFFWGGAFWLARRLSRQPVLWGLILTWPAAEMLRAYIFTGFPWAMPSQILVDRLLGQGLAWVGPHGMNVVLVAASVALASCAVPRLRTKVTYLRDAMLGIVLVVAVLPVSRSEAPMTDHIVRLIQPNAAQRDKWDPDKIPVFFDRQLQLSAAPPIEGNAPPDLVLWSETAIPWVLDLAGSSLSEIANAAGAANVALGVQRRDMVNYYNSMIVLGTQGEVTQTYDKHHLVPFGEYMPFAGLMARFEIFGLAQRARGGYASGPGPTLLDFGKLGRALPLICYEAVFAQDVNSTPQRPDFLIQITNDAWFGKAAGPRQHLAQARMRAIEQGLPLARSANTGVSAMIDPYGRITASIPLNTPGFVDATLAQPLPPTIYSRTKDWPALFVLLGGLLIVTIGGWQRAKRLNH; translated from the coding sequence ATGACATTTGAACGAGGCTGGCCTGCGCTGGGTGCGGCTGCGCTCAGCGGTGCGCTGGCCGCGTTCGGACAGCAGCCTTACAACGTCAGCCTCGCCATGGTGGCGGGCATGGCGGTTGTTGTCTGGCTGACAGCAGGGCGTCTGACGCCGTGGCAGGCGGCACTGACCGGCTGGGCCTTCGGGCTTGGCTATTTCATGCATGCTTTGCAATGGATTGTCTCGCCTTTCATGGTCGATGTTGCCCGCCATGGCTGGATGGCTCCTTTTGCGCTGGTCTTTCTGGCCGGTGGCTTGGCCTTTTTTTGGGGTGGGGCATTCTGGCTGGCCAGACGGCTTTCGAGGCAACCGGTGCTTTGGGGGCTGATCCTGACTTGGCCGGCGGCAGAGATGCTGCGCGCGTATATTTTCACAGGTTTCCCATGGGCCATGCCATCGCAAATTTTGGTGGACCGTCTGCTGGGGCAGGGTCTGGCGTGGGTCGGTCCACATGGAATGAATGTGGTGCTGGTCGCAGCTTCAGTGGCGCTTGCGTCTTGTGCGGTCCCGCGATTGCGAACGAAAGTCACCTATCTGCGGGATGCCATGCTCGGGATTGTGCTGGTCGTGGCTGTGCTGCCCGTCAGCCGGTCCGAAGCTCCAATGACTGACCATATCGTTCGCCTGATCCAGCCTAACGCCGCGCAACGGGACAAATGGGACCCCGATAAAATTCCTGTCTTTTTTGACCGGCAGCTCCAATTAAGTGCTGCGCCACCAATCGAAGGCAACGCACCGCCCGATCTGGTCTTGTGGTCGGAGACGGCGATACCATGGGTGCTTGATCTTGCCGGATCCTCGTTAAGCGAGATTGCCAATGCGGCGGGGGCTGCGAATGTGGCACTTGGAGTGCAGCGCCGTGACATGGTGAACTACTACAACTCGATGATCGTGCTGGGGACGCAAGGCGAGGTGACGCAGACCTACGACAAGCACCATCTGGTGCCATTCGGCGAATACATGCCTTTCGCGGGTCTGATGGCTCGTTTCGAGATTTTCGGTTTGGCCCAGCGGGCACGCGGTGGATATGCCTCAGGTCCCGGACCGACTTTGCTGGATTTCGGCAAGCTGGGCCGTGCCCTGCCGCTAATCTGCTACGAGGCTGTCTTTGCGCAAGACGTGAACAGCACGCCGCAAAGGCCTGATTTTTTGATACAAATTACAAATGATGCATGGTTCGGAAAGGCCGCTGGCCCACGTCAGCATCTGGCACAGGCGCGAATGCGGGCGATTGAACAGGGTTTACCGCTTGCCCGTTCGGCGAATACCGGAGTTTCAGCCATGATTGACCCCTACGGCCGTATCACCGCGAGCATTCCGCTGAACACCCCAGGATTTGTCGATGCCACATTGGCACAGCCTTTACCCCCTACAATTTATAGTCGCACAAAGGACTGGCCGGCGCTCTTTGTGTTGCTTGGGGGACTCTTAATCGTGACAATCGGCGGCTGGCAGCGTGCCAAACGGCTAAATCATTGA
- the metK gene encoding methionine adenosyltransferase: MSRKNYIFTSESVSEGHPDKVCDRISDAVLDAFLSEEPEARVAAETFATTNRVVIGGEVGLSDQSKLSEYMGRIEDIARACIKDIGYEQDKFHHATCEITNLLHEQSAHIAQGVDASGNKDEGAGDQGIMFGYATDETEHLMPAPIHYAHAILRRLAEVRKDGTEPTLRPDAKSQLSVRYEGGKPVGVSSIVLSTQHASHDQTSADIRDIVEPYIREVLPDGWIDSDTTWHVNPTGVFVIGGPDGDAGLTGRKIIVDTYGGAAPHGGGAFSGKDPTKVDRSAAYAARYLAKNVVASGMATKCTIQLSYAIGVSEPLSIYCDTFGTGEVDDAEVERAIRKVMSLTPRGIREHLQLNKPIYQRTAAYGHFGRAPDSDGGFSWEKTDLADKLKAAV, encoded by the coding sequence ATGTCCCGAAAGAACTATATTTTTACGTCCGAATCCGTCTCAGAGGGACATCCGGACAAGGTATGTGATCGCATTTCGGATGCGGTGCTTGATGCCTTCTTGAGCGAAGAGCCAGAAGCGCGCGTTGCCGCCGAAACCTTTGCGACCACCAACCGTGTCGTGATTGGTGGCGAAGTCGGGCTGAGTGACCAAAGCAAACTTTCGGAATATATGGGCCGCATCGAAGACATTGCGCGTGCCTGTATCAAGGATATCGGATACGAGCAGGACAAGTTTCATCACGCCACCTGCGAAATCACAAACCTTTTGCACGAGCAATCTGCGCATATTGCGCAGGGCGTCGATGCAAGCGGTAACAAGGATGAAGGTGCAGGCGATCAGGGCATCATGTTCGGTTATGCCACGGATGAGACAGAGCATTTGATGCCCGCACCCATCCATTATGCCCATGCGATCCTGCGCCGCCTCGCCGAAGTGCGCAAGGACGGGACAGAGCCGACACTGCGCCCGGATGCGAAAAGCCAGCTTTCCGTGCGCTACGAAGGCGGCAAGCCGGTAGGCGTGTCCTCCATCGTCCTTTCGACACAGCATGCATCACATGACCAGACCAGCGCGGATATTCGCGATATCGTCGAACCTTATATCCGCGAAGTGCTGCCAGACGGCTGGATTGACAGCGACACGACATGGCACGTGAACCCTACCGGCGTATTCGTGATCGGCGGACCTGACGGAGATGCTGGCCTTACCGGTCGGAAAATCATCGTGGATACCTATGGTGGTGCGGCCCCGCATGGCGGCGGCGCGTTCTCTGGTAAGGACCCGACCAAAGTGGACCGCTCTGCGGCTTACGCGGCTCGCTATCTGGCGAAGAATGTGGTTGCTTCCGGTATGGCCACAAAGTGTACCATCCAGCTTAGCTATGCCATTGGCGTAAGCGAGCCGCTGTCGATCTACTGCGATACGTTCGGGACCGGCGAAGTCGATGATGCCGAAGTGGAACGCGCAATCCGCAAGGTGATGAGCCTGACACCGCGCGGCATTCGCGAGCACCTGCAACTGAACAAGCCGATCTACCAGCGTACTGCGGCCTACGGTCACTTCGGTCGGGCACCAGATAGTGATGGTGGTTTTTCTTGGGAAAAGACAGACTTGGCTGATAAACTTAAGGCAGCGGTTTAA
- the aroA gene encoding 3-phosphoshikimate 1-carboxyvinyltransferase, with product MSAHGDPIPMTSTACGPLTGIAEVPGDKSISHRSLILGAMCIGETTIEGLLEGQDVLDTAKAMRAFGADVTDHGGGRWSVVGVGVGGFAEPDGVIDCGNSGTGVRLIMGAMATSPIVATFTGDASLNSRPMARVTDPLALFGCQTVGRTGGRLPMTLVGAKEPVPVRYTVPVPSAQVKSAVLLAGLNAPGETVVTEAEATRDHTERMLAGFGANISVVDTDEGRVITLKGQPELQPQHIEVPRDPSSAAFPVCAALIVPGSDVLVPGIGLNPTRAGLFTTLREMGADLTYENERTEGGEPVADLRARFSPDLHGIEVPPERAASMIDEYPVLSVVASYAKGQTVMRGVKELRVKESDRIDAMATGLRANGIDVEDGPDWWIVTGAGHGNVPGGAVCASHLDHRIAMSFLILGMASQDPVRVDDGGPIATSFPIFEPLMQALGAQVTRSTA from the coding sequence ATGTCAGCCCATGGTGATCCGATCCCAATGACATCCACCGCCTGCGGGCCGCTCACAGGCATAGCCGAGGTGCCGGGGGACAAGTCGATCTCGCACCGGTCGTTGATCCTTGGTGCGATGTGTATCGGTGAGACGACGATCGAAGGTTTGCTAGAGGGGCAGGACGTTCTGGATACGGCCAAGGCGATGCGTGCTTTCGGGGCGGACGTTACCGATCACGGGGGCGGGCGCTGGTCCGTAGTCGGCGTCGGGGTCGGCGGTTTTGCAGAACCAGACGGTGTCATTGATTGCGGCAACTCAGGCACGGGAGTGCGGCTGATCATGGGCGCGATGGCCACTTCGCCAATTGTTGCCACATTCACCGGTGATGCGAGCCTCAACAGCCGTCCGATGGCACGTGTCACGGACCCTCTTGCGCTGTTCGGCTGTCAGACAGTGGGGCGCACAGGCGGGCGGCTTCCCATGACGTTGGTCGGCGCGAAGGAGCCTGTCCCTGTGCGCTACACGGTGCCTGTACCGTCGGCTCAGGTGAAGTCTGCGGTGCTGCTGGCGGGACTGAATGCGCCGGGCGAGACGGTCGTCACTGAAGCAGAGGCGACGCGCGATCATACCGAGCGGATGTTGGCAGGGTTCGGCGCTAATATCAGTGTGGTCGATACCGACGAGGGGCGCGTTATCACACTTAAAGGTCAGCCAGAATTGCAGCCCCAACATATCGAAGTGCCCCGTGATCCTTCATCGGCGGCCTTTCCGGTCTGTGCGGCGCTGATCGTGCCCGGATCGGACGTGCTAGTGCCCGGGATTGGTCTGAATCCCACACGTGCCGGGTTGTTCACCACCCTGCGCGAGATGGGCGCGGACCTGACATACGAGAATGAACGCACAGAGGGCGGGGAACCGGTTGCAGACTTGCGCGCGCGCTTTTCGCCAGATTTGCATGGCATCGAGGTCCCGCCGGAGCGGGCAGCGTCAATGATAGACGAATATCCGGTTCTGTCGGTCGTAGCATCCTATGCGAAGGGCCAGACCGTTATGCGCGGCGTAAAGGAATTGCGCGTTAAGGAAAGCGACCGGATTGATGCAATGGCGACCGGTTTGCGGGCAAACGGCATCGACGTTGAAGATGGCCCTGACTGGTGGATTGTCACGGGGGCCGGCCACGGTAATGTTCCCGGCGGTGCTGTGTGTGCCAGCCATCTCGATCATCGCATTGCCATGTCATTTCTCATCCTAGGTATGGCATCACAAGACCCTGTGCGCGTTGATGACGGCGGTCCTATCGCCACGTCTTTCCCGATTTTTGAGCCGCTGATGCAGGCTTTGGGGGCGCAGGTTACGCGGTCAACCGCATGA